Proteins from a single region of Trichoderma asperellum chromosome 3, complete sequence:
- a CDS encoding uncharacterized protein (BUSCO:EOG092D4G83), translated as MSSSQPQTNGVPASSANTSQTVPNTQTTTASQPPAAAASSSQSAQPSTHQQPSSAPRPRDSRLVELLLTSQGVTSYEQRVPLLLLDFAYRHTSSVLSDALHLTGDPYITQAGSKPSGAAGGAMAAPSSDASVSANAVKVAIAARLGYQFRGGSSGGGISKEYMQELARERNKVALPKIVPNEWGVRLPSERFVLSGTGWGLKDVWGEEGADDDDDESSASQQGGDAMEGIEGPEPEDIGGDGVEGGTVDDVFGDDVDAEMAEES; from the coding sequence ATGTCTTCAAGTCAACCACAGACAAATGGCGTGCCCGCGTCATCTGCCAACACATCTCAAACAGTTCCCAACACCCAGACAACGACTGCGAGCCAAcctcccgccgccgccgcttcgTCCTCTCAATCTGCACAGCCGTCTACTCATCAGCAGCCCTCTTCGGCGCCTAGGCCGCGCGACTCACGACTGGTCGAGCTTCTGCTTACCTCTCAAGGCGTCACATCTTACGAACAGCGGGTACCCCTCTTGCTCTTGGATTTCGCCTACCGACATACCTCATCCGTTCTCAGCGACGCATTGCATCTCACGGGCGACCCGTACATTACGCAAGCCGGCTCTAAGCCATCTGGCGCTGCGGGAGGGGCCATGGCCGCCCCGTCCAGCGATGCCAGCGTCAGCGCCAACGCCGTGAAGGTGGCTATTGCTGCTCGCCTGGGCTACCAATTCCGCGGAGGAAGCAGTGGGGGCGGCATTAGCAAGGAATATATGCAGGAGCTGGCCCGAGAGCGAAACAAGGTCGCCTTGCCAAAGATTGTGCCAAACGAATGGGGCGTCCGGCTACCCAGCGAGAGATTTGTTCTTAGTGGGACAGGCTGGGGTCTCAAGGACGTATGGGGTGAGGAGGGTgcagatgacgacgatgatgagagcTCAGCTTCTCAGCAAGGTGGAGATGCCATGGAAGGCATTGAAGGACCAGAACCTGAAGATATTGGCGGTGATGGTGTCGAGGGCGGGACAGTGGATGATgtctttggcgatgatgtgGACGCAGAGATGGCTGAGGAGAGCTAG
- a CDS encoding uncharacterized protein (MEROPS:MER0001229~BUSCO:EOG092D1YID), producing MASRRLALNLSQGLRARSGLTAAGSLRRGFATPSNVGKTQTTTLKNGLTVATEYSPWAQTSTVGVWIDAGSRAETNETNGTAHFLEHLAFKGTAKRSQQQLELEIENMGGHLNAYTSRENTVYFAKAFNSDVPKTVDILSDILQNSKLEPSAIERERDVILRESEEVEKQVEEVVFDHLHATAFQHQPLGRTILGPRQNIRDITRTELVNYIKNNYTADRMVLAAAGGVPHEQLVQLAEKHFSGLATSSPQTEAYVLSKQKADFVGSDVRVRDDTMPTANVAIAVEGVSWNSDDYFTALVTQAIVGNYDKAMGNAPHQGSKLSGYVHKHELANSFMSFSTSYSDTGLWGIYLVTDNTTRLDDLVHFALREWIRLCTNVSEAEVERAKAQLKASILLSLDGTTALAEDIGRQLVTTGRRASPGEIERKIDAITDKDVMDFANRYIWDKDIAISAVGKIEGLFDYQRLRNTLKPKF from the exons ATGGCGTCCCGCAGATTAGCTTTGAACTTGTCGCAAGGCCTGCGAGCCCGTTCCGGCCTGACAGCCGCCGGATCTCTGCGACGAGGCTTTGCTACTCCTTCCAACGTCGGCAAGACTCAGACAACAACTCTCAAGAACGGCTTGACT GTCGCCACTGAGTATTCACCATGGGCCCAGACATCGACCGTTGGCGTCTGGATTGACGCTGGCTCCCGTGCCGAGACCAACGAGACGAACGGCACTGCCCACTTCCTCGAGCACCTGGCTTTCAAG GGTACCGCAAAGCGATCACAGCAGCAATTGGAGCTCGAGATTGAGAACATGGGTGGTCACCTGAACGCCTACACCTCG CGCGAGAACACCGTCTACTTCGCCAAGGCCTTCAACTCTGATGTCCCCAAGACCGTCGATATTCTGTCCGATATCCTGCAGAACTCCAAGCTCGAGCCGTCTGCTATCGAGCGCGAGCGCGACGTCATTCTCCGAGAGTCTGAGGAGGTTGAGAAGCAGGTTGAGGAGGTTGTCTTTGACCACCTGCACGCCACTGCTTTCCAGCACCAGCCTCTTGGCCGCACCATTCTCGGACCCCGCCAGAACATCCGTGACATTACCCGCACCGAGCTCGTCAACTACATCAAGAACAACTACACTGCCGACCGCATGGTCCTCGCTGCCGCCGGTGGCGTTCCTCACGAGCAATTGGTTCAGCTTGCCGAGAAGCACTTCTCCGGCCTTGCCACCAGCAGCCCCCAGACTGAGGCCTACGTCCTGTCCAAGCAGAAGGCTGACTTTGTTGGCTCTGACGTCCGTGTTCGCGATGACACCATGCCCACTGCCAACGTTGCCATTGCTGTCGAGGGTGTTAGCTGGAACTCCGATGACTACTTCACTGCTCTCGTCACTCAGGCCATCGTCGGCAACTACGACAAGGCCATGGGCAACGCCCCTCACCAGGGCAGCAAGCTGAGCGGCTACGTCCACAAGCACGAGCTGGCCAACAGCTTCATGAGCTTCTCCACCAGCTACAGCGACACTGG TCTCTGGGGTATCTACCTGGTCACTGACAACACTACGCGCCTCGACGACCTTGTTCACTTTGCTCTCCGCGAGTGGATTCGCTTGTGCACCAACGTCAGCGAAGCCGAGGTTGAGCGCGCCAAGGCCCAGCTGAAGGCCTCCATCCTGCTGTCCCTGGACGGCACCACTGCCCTCGCCGAGGACATCGGTCGCCAGCTGGTCACCACTGGCCGCCGTGCCAGCCCTGGCGAGATCGAGCGCAAGATCGATGCCATCACCGACAAGGACGTCATGGACTTTGCTAACCGATACATCTGGGACAAGGACATCGCTATCAGCGCAGTTGGAAAGATTGAGGGTCTGTTCGATTACCAGCGTCTGAGGAACACCCTGAAGCCTAAGTTCTAA
- a CDS encoding uncharacterized protein (EggNog:ENOG41) — MAPETYDFANDFKTLYIPKQKPEPAPVPESMKAILQSYPPLSQVTPVESSDGVPFTALLEIPKFRAEESWEVALWHSIDGEGWTEAEVPRIKSSLAPQALHAESKAVFRIYYATKVSFKNSIRFTIKFRHNSNESWRWIRDEQGLEDGHIVVLPAPTESDNLADLISGLNTTWKVASRMSQAPKTQLWSLEAVVPPAENDLSSFTDIQIGTPWGSFLRWFAVVRLWSPWLAPRHGRDHFSLDKDAILLAFQSPEGRNMVLLAVSGINDSVPVFQHTSSGAVSVNVRNDSASDEKTTILVSEGNDFQRAVAAVMYHARSLVMKARSANQAVEEELKALSDAVRPEWLENWYDGLGFCTWNALGQRLTEQKIIDAIDKLENHNINITSLIIDDNWQSIDYRGASQFQYGWVEFEAEPEAFPNGLKAAISKIRERSPKIQHIAVWHALLGYWGGISPDGKLAKKYKTIEVIREEAKRRNLPLGGKMTVIAKDDVRQFYDDFYQFLSDAGVDGVKTDAQFMVDMWLSASVRRELINTYLDAWNLTSLRYFSVKAISCMSQIPQALFNSQMIPNRPALLVRNSDDFFPQIPSSHPWHVWTNAYNSIFMEYLNDLPDWDMFQTVHDYSGFHAAARCVSGGPIYITDVPGEHNLDLIGQMTGLTPEGKTVIFRPSVLGKAIYPYIGYDDDLLLKVGSYHGASETGTPIVAIFNISARPLTELIPLSCFPGTVPSLHYVVRAHATGKASAPMKLDDPTSLIVGSLDVRGYEIFTAFQAVPLNGHKYGEIWVANLGLINKMTGSVAIVASSISMKENGRLSVAVKLKALGVFGIYISTLPNMTLQEDFIVTLQDQAVPVETVGVSQSDQHVLEINIEKAWKDMKLEPGRLDEVEIKVSFAG; from the exons ATGGCGCCTGAAACATATGACTTTGCAAACGATtttaaaactctttatataccAAAGCAAAAACCTGAGCCAGCTCCGGTGCCCGAGAGTATGAAAGCGATACTCCAAAGCTACCCTCCCTTGAGCCAGGTAACGCCTGTCGAGAGCTCCGACGGCGTTCCATTCACTGCTTTGTTGGAGATACCAAAGTTTCGAGCTGAAGAGAGTTGGGAAGTTGCTCTTTGGCACTCAATTGATGGCGAGGGCTGGACCGAGGCTGAGGTGCCCAGGATAAAGAGCAGCCTGGCACCGCAAGCTCTCCATGCTGAATCAAAAGCTGTCTTCAGGATATACTATGCTACAAAAGTATCTTTCAAAAATTCTATACGGTTTACCATCAAATTCCGTCACAATTCTAATGAATCTTGGAGATGGATCCGTGACGAACAAGGGTTGGAGGACGGCCACATTGTGGTGCTCCCGGCACCTACAGAGTCTGATAACTTGGCCGACCTTATATCTGGACTCAACACAACCTGGAAAGTTGCATCTCGTATGAGCCAAGCGCCAAAAACGCAATTGTGGTCACTTGAAGCCGTGGTGCCTCCCGCAGAGAACGATTTGTCTTCATTCACTGATATTCAAATTGGGACACCTTGGGGTTCTTTTCTAAG ATGGTTTGCCGTTGTTCGGCTTTGGTCGCCTTGGCTAGCTCCACGGCATGGCAGAGACCACTTTTCGCTCGATAAAGACGCAATACTGCTAGCTTTCCAAAGCCCAGAAGGCAGAAACATGGTCTTATTGGCTGTCTCGGGAATAAATGATTCAGTACCTGTTTTTCAACACACCTCCAGCGGCGCCGTATCAGTAAATGTGCGCAACGACTCAGCCTCCGATGAGAAGACAACTATCCTAGTATCCGAAGGAAATGATTTCCAAAGGGCTGTTGCCGCCGTAATGTACCATGCAAGAAGTCTTGTTATGAAAGCTCGTAGCGCGAACCAAGCGGTGGAAGAAGAGTTGAAAGCTCTTTCTGATGCAGTTCGGCCAGAGTGGCTTGAAAACTGGTATGATGGACTTGGGTTCT GTACATGGAACGCACTCGGTCAAAGGTTAACAGAACAGAAGATCATTGATGCAATTGACAAGCTCGAAAATcacaacatcaacatcacgTCTCTTATTATTGACGATAATTGGCAGTCAATTGACTACAGAGGCGCTAGCCAGTTTCAATACGGATGGGTTGAGTTCGAGGCCGAGCCAGAAGCTTTTCCAAACGGATTAAAGGCAGCCATCAGTAAAATCCGGGAGCGAAGTCCAAAAATCCAGCATATTGCGGTATGGCACGCCCTATTGGGATATTGGGGTGGCATTTCGCCCGATGGAAAGCTTGCCAAGAAGTACAAAACTATCGAAGTAATTCGCGAGGAGGCTAAGCGCCGCAACTTGCCTCTCGGAGGCAAAATGACAGTGATTGCTAAAGACGACGTTCGTCAATTCTATGATGATTTTTATCAATTCCTCTCAGATGCTGGCGTTGATGGGGTCAAGACAGATGCGCAGTTCATGGTTGATATGTGGCTCAGTGCCTCCGTCCGACGGGAGCTCATCAACACATATCTAGACGCGTGGAATCTCACATCTCTTCGCTATTTCAGCGTCAAGGCCATATCATGCATGTCGCAGATCCCACAGGCACTGTTCAATTCTCAGATGATACCAAATCGGCCCGCTTTACTAGTTCGCAACTCAGACGACTTCTTCCCTCAGATTCCCTCATCGCACCCTTGGCATGTATGGACGAACGCATACAATAGCATTTTCATGGAGTATCTGAATGATCTTCCAGATTGGGATATGTTCCAGACGGTACATGATTATTCTGGGTttcatgctgctgctcgatgTGTCAGCGGTGGACCGATTTATATCACCGACGTTCCTGGAGAGCACAATCTCGACTTGATAGGCCAAATGACGGGCCTGACCCCTGAAGGCAAGACTGTCATATTTAGACCAAGCGTCTTAGGAAAGGCCATATATCCATATATAGGTTATGACGATGACCTGCTTCTTAAAGTTGGCAGCTATCATG GAGCATCTGAGACTGGCACACCAATAGTAGCCATATTCAACATCTCAGCACGCCCACTCACAGAGTTGATTCCCCTTTCTTGCTTCCCAGGCACCGTGCCATCTCTGCATTACGTTGTACGGGCCCACGCCACAGGAAAGGCATCTGCGCCGATGAAGCTTGATGATCCGACTTCGCTCATTGTTGGATCTTTGGACGTCCGCGGATACGAGATTTTCACAGCTTTCCAGGCTGTACCTCTCAACGGTCACAAATATGGGGAAATATGGGTGGCAAACCTTGGCCTGATTAACAAAATGACTGGCAGCGTAGCCATTGTAGCCAGCAGTATCAGCATGAAAGAGAACGGAAGATTGTCTGTTGCTGTCAAGTTGAAGGCCCTAGGAGTATTTG GAATTTATATCTCTACATTACCGAATATGACACTCCAAGAAGATTTCATTGTAACTCTCCAAGACCAGGCCGTCCCGGTAGAAACTGTGGGTGTATCACAAAGCGACCAGCATGTACTTGAGATAAACATTGAAAAGGCTTGGAAGGATATGAAGCTGGAGCCTGGCCGATTGGACGAAGTTGAAATCAAGGTCAGCTTTGCGGGCTAG
- the ARP4 gene encoding NuA4 histone acetyltransferase subunit (BUSCO:EOG092D2A6H), which produces MAQQPLPTSAQPTDIYGGDEVSALVLDPGYCNTRAGFAGEDVPKSILPSFYGHVTSDPPRDLFGDECIIPRSDFEVRNYMNKDSVVEDWDVAAKMWEFMLVKRLQPERQTPPSKNKLNDDVKEQDGEGDVAMEEVEAMEKALEEYPLLMTEAPWNSPKAREKAIELSMESWGTPAFWLSRTPVLSSFAAGKATALVIDVGGANTSVTAIHDGMVLKRSIQRSPAGGLWLSSQIRNMWETSEPKVDLIPTFMVENKTPVDALAPAQARLREFPYKIHDSYRAFEEERLLTEFKESVVEVWRGPGRYGAAGNEEYIKSQPGRVFEMPDGYNQMWREQRFKVAEGMWDENAGYPVPESERLTKAQTIPELIRSALNAIDVDLRGNLLANVVVTGSTSLINGFNDRLNNELTAMYPGLKIKIHAAGLSSERRFGAWIGGSILASLGTFHQMWISKKEYEENGVGIVEKRCK; this is translated from the exons ATGGCCCAGCAGCCTTTGCCCACGTCGGCTCAGCCAACCGACATCTACGGTGGAG ATGAGGTCTCTGCACTCGTTCTTGATCCCGGCTACTGCAACACGCGAGCAGGCTTCGCTGGCGAAGATGTCCCCAAGTCAATCCTGCCATCGTTCTACGGCCATGTCACCAGCGACCCTCCCCGAGATCTATTCGGCGATGAGTGCATCATCCCACGCAGCGACTTCGAGGTCCGCAACTACATGAATAAGGACAGCGTTGTAGAGGACTGGGATGTGGCAGCCAAGATGTGGGAATTCATGCTGGTTAAGCGCCTGCAGCCCGAGCGACAGACACCGCCATCGAAGAATAAGCTGAACGACGACGTGAAGGAGCAGGACGGCGAAGGAGATGTCGCGATGGAAGAAGTCgaggcgatggagaaggctCTAGAGGAGTATCCTTTGTTGATGACAGAAGCTCCGTGGAACTCGCCCAAGGCACGTGAAAAGGCCATCGAGCTCAGCATGGAGAGCTGGGGAACCCCCGCCTTCTGGCTAAGCCGGACTCCCGTTCTGTCGTCATTCGCTGCTGGAAAGGCCACTGCTCTTGTCATCGACGTTGGCGGTGCCAATACCTCCGTTACAGCTATCCATGATGGCATGGTTTTGAAGAGATCTATCCAGCGATCACCCGCGGGTGGTTTATGGCTGTCTTCGCAGATCCGCAACATGTGGGAAACTTCCGAGCCGAAAGTTGACTTGATTCCGACATTCATGGTCGAGAACAAGACTCCTGTGGATGCTCTCGCCCCTGCCCAAGCGCGACTACGCGAATTTCCCTACAAGATCCACGACTCTTATCGAGcatttgaagaagagcggctCTTGACCGAGTTCAAGGAGTCTGTCGTTGAGGTTTGGCGTGGGCCTGGAAGATACGGTGCCGCCGGAAACGAGGAGTACATCAAATCTCAGCCTGGCCGTGTGTTTGAGATGCCTGATGGTTACAACCAGATGTGGCGCGAGCAGCGATTCAAGGTAGCTGAGGGCATGTGGGACGAAAACGCTGGATACCCTGTCCCGGAGTCGGAGCGCCTCACCAAGGCCCAGACCATCCCCGAGCTTATTCGCTCCGCCCTCAACGCTATTGACGTTGACCTTCGAGGCAACCTTCTCGCCAACGTTGTTGTTACGGGCAGCACAAGTTTGATCAATGGCTTCAACGACCGTCTAAATAACGAGTTGACGGCGATGTATCCCGGGCTGAAGATCAAGATCCACGCTGCAGGTCTGTCAAGCGAGCGTAGATTCGGTGCCTGGATTGGTGGAAGCATTCTTGCTAGCTTGGGAACTTTCCACCAAATGTGGATATCCAAAAAGGAGTATGAAGAAAACGGAGTTGGCATTGTCGAGAAGCGATGCAAATAG
- the ROK1 gene encoding RNA-dependent ATPase rok1 yields MDILKVLSRGTKKSAKTSLSGGSAVGKLPSSGTKTNPQLYHDEVRGQKRKRDVEEPESKIPEVLPEVDFFAPKDVAESKPAKMAESNKAKRAASPDAEAEAKLLSAEECRQLLRSHRLKVTLLGKREEQHKVKKPKKKKAVVEVKKDKKPPQLNPQPLVSFGQLRSTYNLSRRVAENLSYQGYRVPTEVQMGSMPLLIRPDLALKGEEGLENGIDLLAVAPTGSGKTISFLVPTINNIMRRRAQEKLHGIHELEAIVIVPTRELAYQIVNVGNQLVKGTGIKIVGMRKGMILAAESQDIGEGDSDDEVEKPEESEDEEEDEYDEEEEENEKKEKSRKPKVVSKVDILITTPLLLLNFLTSGSTSTQKVLPTVRDLILDEADVLLDPLFREQTLGIWNACSSSELRLSFWSATMGSNIETLVTEKLASRAESLGLSQRPLVRLVVGLKDTAVPNIVHRLIYTASEQGKLLGLRQLLRPTSSIDSGPPLRPPFLVFTQTIERATALQEELKYDIPLEAGGSSRIAALHSGLPDAARAAIMRKFRSGEIWVLITTDVLARGVDFAGVNGVLNYDVPGSSAAYVHRAGRTGRAGREGGIAVTFYTKEDIPFVKTVANVIAESEKQAGKTVEESSVQKWLLDALPNVGKEDRKKLKERGVESRRSGNKAQITSRSGYERRKEHNRKGAIEGSKKRKMEAEDDSNGKGKGDGGGEWGGFDD; encoded by the coding sequence ATGGATATCCTCAAAGTACTGTCGCGCGGTACCAAGAAAAGCGCAAAGACTTCGCTGTCGGGCGGCAGCGCAGTGGGCAAACTGCCCTCTTCTGGAACAAAAACCAACCCGCAGCTCTACCACGACGAAGTTCGcggccaaaaaagaaagcgcGATGTCGAAGAGCCCGAGAGCAAGATTCCTGAAGTGCTGCCCGAAGTCGACTTCTTTGCGCCGAAGGACGTTGCGGAATCGAAACCTGCCAAAATGGCCGAGTCGAACAAGGCCAAGCGAGCGGCGAGCCCCGATGCTGAGGCAGAGGCGAAGCTGTTGAGTGCCGAGGAGTGTCGCCAGTTGCTGCGGTCGCATCGATTGAAAGTTACGCTGCTGGGCAAACGGGAGGAGCAGCACAAAGTcaagaagccgaagaagaagaaggccgtcGTTGAggtgaagaaggacaagaagccgCCGCAGCTGAATCCGCAGCCATTGGTGTCGTTTGGCCAATTGCGAAGCACATACAACCTATCACGCAGAGTGGCTGAAAACCTTTCATACCAGGGCTACCGTGTGCCGACAGAGGTTCAGATGGGCAGCATGCCGTTGCTGATCCGGCCTGATCTGGCGCTaaaaggcgaagaagggctGGAGAATGGAATTGATTTGCTGGCTGTGGCGCCGACGGGAAGTGGAAAGACGATCAGCTTCCTCGTTCCGACGATCAATAATATCATGAGGAGGAGAGCGCAGGAGAAGCTGCATGGCATTCATGAACTCGAAGCTATTGTGATTGTGCCGACTCGAGAGCTTGCGTATCAGATTGTCAATGTTGGAAACCAGCTGGTGAAGGGAACTGGAATCAAAATTGTTGGAATGAGAAAGGGCATGATTCTTGCTGCTGAAAGCCAGGATATTGGCGAAGGTGACTCAGATGATGAGGTAGAGAAGCCGGAGGAAtcagaagatgaggaagaagatgaatatgacgaagaggaagaagagaacgagaagaaggaaaagagcagGAAGCCTAAAGTCGTGTCAAAAGTGGATATCTTGATCACAACGCCTCTTTTGCTACTCAACTTCCTGACGTCTGGATCGACGAGCACACAGAAAGTCCTCCCAACTGTTCGTGATCTGATATTGGACGAAGCAGATGTCCTTCTCGACCCATTGTTCCGCGAACAGACCCTTGGTATCTGGAatgcctgcagcagctcagaGCTGCGGCTCTCATTCTGGTCTGCAACAATGGGTTCCAACATCGAGACGCTGGTTACTGAAAAGCTGGCGTCGCGAGCCGAGTCTCTGGGCCTTTCCCAAAGACCGTTGGTTCGGTTGGTTGTCGGCCTGAAGGATACTGCTGTCCCGAATATCGTGCATAGATTGATTTACACGGCCAGCGAGCAGGGAAAGCTTCTCGGCCTGCGACAGCTCTTACGGCCTACATCAAGCATCGACTCAGGGCCGCCGCTGCGACCGCCTTTCCTCGTCTTCACACAGACGATTGAACGAGCTACGGCTTTGCAAGAGGAACTCAAGTACGATATCCCCCTCGAGGCGGGCGGTTCATCTAGAATAGCTGCTCTGCATAGTGGTCTTCCTGATGCAGCCCGAGCCGCCATCATGCGCAAATTCCGATCTGGAGAGATTTGGGTTCTCATTACCACCGACGTTCTGGCTCGAGGTGTTGACTTTGCTGGTGTCAATGGAGTCCTGAACTACGATGTACCCGGATCGAGTGCCGCTTATGTGCACCGAGCAGGAAGAACAGGACGAGCTGGTCGTGAGGGCGGCATTGCCGTTACTTTCTACACGAAGGAGGATATTCCCTTTGTCAAGACGGTGGCTAATGTCATTGCTGAAAGCGAGAAGCAGGCAGGCAAGACAGTAGAGGAATCTTCAGTTCAGAAATGGCTGCTTGATGCTCTGCCCAACGTCGGCAAGGAGGACAGGAAGAAGCTCAAAGAAAGGGGCGTGGAGTCAAGGAGGAGCGGAAACAAGGCCCAGATTACATCCCGGAGTGGATATGAGCGACGCAAGGAGCATAACAGGAAGGGTGCCATTGAAggaagcaagaagaggaagatggaggcTGAAGACGATAGTAatggcaagggcaagggcgATGGGGGTGGTGAATGGGGCGGATTTGATGACTAG
- a CDS encoding uncharacterized protein (TransMembrane:2 (i89-108o128-151i)) yields the protein MSGSDVDGSDGEYISDNLSSGSSDQESPPPPLSQNYFAPPFYGRPPTPLPPSPSLTSLLRPSRPTTPDASDDDIAPVPRTAPKVPTYEYYGFVLYLFSSLIFLMYLLWSYLPAPFLHALGIFYYPDRWWALAVPAFLVMTVVYIYVALAAYNLEILTVPMTSVETIVDGAGALAMIDSKGRLKGSNKREKKCESNGRLRWREIWNEGTDAVLDVPLAGVCEVLYGEGRDASDSDEEI from the coding sequence ATGTCTGGCTCAGACGTGGACGGATCTGATGGCGAATACATCTCCGACAACCTGTCTTCAGGCTCCTCCGACCAGgaatcgccgccgccgcctctgTCGCAGAACTACTTCGCGCCTCCATTCTATGGCCGACCGCCCACGCCTCTGCCCCCATCACCATCTCTAACGTCGCTCCTACGGCCCTCGCGCCCGACGACTCCAGATGCCTCAGACGACGACATCGCTCCCGTGCCGCGCACGGCGCCCAAGGTGCCGACGTACGAGTACTACGGCTTCGTGCTGTACCTGTTCAGCAGCCTGATATTCCTCATGTACCTGCTTTGGAGCTACCTCCCGGCGCCGTTCCTGCACGCGCTGGGCATCTTCTACTATCCAGACCGCTGGTGGGCGCTGGCAGTGCCGGCGTTCCTGGTGATGACGGTGGTCTACATCTAcgtggcgctggcggcgtaCAATCTGGAGATCTTGACGGTGCCGATGACGAGCGTGGAGACGATTGTGGACGGGGCGGGGGCGCTGGCGATGATTGATTCGAAGGGGAGGCTGAAGGGGAGCaacaagagggaaaagaaatgcGAAAGCAATGGgaggctgagatggagggagATTTGGAACGAGGGAACTGATGCGGTGCTGGATGTTCCATTGGCGGGAGTCTGTGAGGTGTTGTATGGAGAGGGCAGGGATGCGTCCGATAGCGATGAGGAGATATGA